One region of Marivirga arenosa genomic DNA includes:
- a CDS encoding sodium:proton antiporter, giving the protein MRTSKFSISAIFLILFFTVLFVPNTTIASENNSKAAVEVQSQDHDEQENHSENVENEEGEHHSAPAWTVIPFVLLLLMIATGPLFYEHFWHKNYPKIAVLLAVLVVSYYLFILHNYHSPVHAAFEYFQFISLLASLYIASGGIVIKVNKKSTPIVNIVMLLIGAVVANLIGTTGASMLLVRPFIRLNKNRIKAYHIIFFIFMVSNIGGSLTPIGDPPLFLGFLKGVPFFWTLEHNWPAWVFALSILAIAFYFLDKRNKSGQDEDEAEVFDNKITINGKRNFIWLAVIIVSVFIDPNVFSWVPGITYEGQEFSYIREVIMLSVTYLSYKFAKDKVHDLNEFSFEPIREVAFIFIGIFGTMMPALDLVGNFAKSEAGASLITHNTLYWGTGLLSGFLDNAPTYLNFLAAAMASQGGSISVLAEVTQFANGGVYYDSVMDLTAISIAAVFFGAMTYIGNGPNFMVKSIAEQVGIKMPSFFGYIIRYSIPFLLPLLLLVWLLFIR; this is encoded by the coding sequence ATGAGAACATCGAAATTTTCTATTTCAGCAATATTTTTAATTCTATTTTTCACGGTATTATTTGTTCCAAATACCACAATCGCTTCTGAAAATAATTCAAAAGCAGCAGTTGAGGTACAAAGCCAAGATCATGATGAGCAAGAAAATCATTCTGAAAATGTAGAAAATGAAGAAGGCGAACATCATTCAGCTCCAGCATGGACGGTTATTCCATTTGTGTTATTGCTATTAATGATTGCTACAGGACCCTTATTTTACGAACATTTTTGGCATAAAAATTATCCTAAAATTGCCGTTCTTTTAGCCGTTTTGGTAGTGAGTTATTATTTATTTATTCTTCATAATTATCACAGTCCTGTTCATGCTGCATTTGAATATTTTCAATTCATATCCTTATTAGCATCACTTTACATTGCATCTGGTGGAATTGTAATCAAAGTAAATAAGAAGTCAACCCCAATTGTGAATATTGTTATGCTGCTAATTGGTGCTGTGGTAGCTAATTTAATTGGAACTACCGGTGCTTCTATGTTGCTTGTAAGACCGTTCATTAGGTTGAATAAAAATAGAATTAAAGCTTACCATATTATTTTCTTTATCTTCATGGTAAGTAATATAGGTGGTTCTTTAACTCCAATTGGTGACCCACCACTTTTCTTAGGGTTCTTAAAAGGAGTGCCATTTTTCTGGACTTTAGAGCATAACTGGCCAGCTTGGGTATTTGCATTATCTATTCTTGCTATAGCATTTTATTTCCTTGATAAAAGGAATAAATCAGGTCAGGATGAAGATGAGGCAGAAGTATTCGATAATAAAATTACCATTAACGGGAAAAGAAACTTTATTTGGTTAGCAGTAATTATTGTTTCTGTATTTATTGATCCTAATGTATTTTCCTGGGTGCCGGGTATTACTTATGAAGGGCAGGAATTTTCTTATATAAGAGAAGTGATTATGCTGAGCGTAACATATCTATCTTATAAATTCGCCAAAGATAAAGTCCATGATTTAAACGAATTTAGCTTTGAACCTATCAGAGAAGTCGCATTCATATTCATCGGAATATTTGGAACGATGATGCCTGCGTTAGATTTGGTAGGCAATTTTGCTAAGTCAGAAGCTGGTGCTTCTTTAATTACGCATAACACGCTTTATTGGGGTACAGGATTACTTTCTGGCTTCTTGGATAACGCTCCAACATATTTAAACTTTCTAGCAGCAGCAATGGCCTCTCAAGGAGGAAGTATTTCTGTATTAGCAGAGGTTACTCAATTTGCAAATGGTGGAGTTTATTATGATTCTGTAATGGATTTAACTGCTATTTCAATAGCTGCGGTATTCTTTGGAGCTATGACCTATATTGGAAATGGACCCAACTTTATGGTGAAGTCAATAGCAGAACAAGTGGGTATCAAAATGCCATCTTTCTTTGGCTATATCATCAGATATTCAATCCCTTTCCTACTACCATTATTACTATTAGTCTGGTTGTTATTCATCAGATAA
- a CDS encoding tetratricopeptide repeat protein: MKRILLTLAFLIGAQAVMLGQDGWNWPEDPDKKNKAMEKNALYSDMLTAEKYEAAKAPLDWLLKETPDLNPSIYIQGVKVYENLAETTTGQRQKNIQDSVVLLYDLRMKYFNDVENVTNRKANDAYNVWKDRKDKYEELYKIEKEAIEMLGAKSFSSNTIYYMDAARRYKLTGGDLTDLDIIAIYDQVQDILDQMLADGESAQKIQKARDYIEKLFNASVTIDCNIIDTKLYPKFVEDGKQLEDAERIVKFALAGGCTSSDSFIDAAKIVQANTPEFGLSRMIALKSKASGDMEEAEKYFQEALKYSEDNIKKADVYLELSDLASKSGNKSKARSYAYDALDADPSRKEAYTLIGDLYLKSFTDCKGGQDVVKDRAVYIAAYKMYQLGGDANRMNVAKEQFPSKEDIFNYNYSVGQEVSVGCWIGETVQVQTRD; the protein is encoded by the coding sequence ATGAAAAGAATTCTATTAACATTAGCATTTTTAATAGGTGCGCAAGCAGTTATGCTTGGACAGGACGGTTGGAATTGGCCTGAGGACCCAGACAAGAAAAATAAAGCAATGGAGAAAAATGCGCTTTATTCTGATATGTTAACAGCAGAAAAATATGAAGCTGCTAAAGCACCTTTAGATTGGTTATTAAAAGAAACTCCAGACCTCAACCCTTCTATTTACATTCAGGGAGTTAAAGTTTATGAGAACTTAGCTGAAACCACAACGGGTCAAAGACAAAAGAACATTCAGGATTCTGTTGTATTACTTTATGATTTAAGGATGAAGTATTTCAACGATGTTGAAAATGTTACCAACAGAAAAGCGAATGATGCTTATAATGTATGGAAAGATAGAAAAGATAAATACGAAGAGCTTTACAAAATCGAGAAAGAAGCAATCGAAATGTTAGGAGCAAAAAGTTTCTCTTCTAACACTATATACTATATGGATGCAGCCAGAAGATATAAGCTAACTGGTGGTGATCTTACTGACTTGGATATTATTGCAATATATGATCAAGTTCAAGATATCTTAGATCAGATGTTAGCGGATGGTGAGAGCGCGCAAAAAATCCAAAAAGCTAGAGACTATATTGAAAAACTATTCAACGCATCTGTCACTATCGATTGTAACATCATAGACACTAAGCTTTATCCTAAGTTTGTTGAAGATGGTAAGCAGTTAGAAGATGCTGAGAGAATTGTAAAATTTGCCTTAGCAGGTGGATGTACCAGTTCTGATTCTTTTATTGATGCAGCAAAAATTGTTCAAGCAAATACTCCTGAATTCGGATTATCTAGAATGATTGCTTTAAAATCTAAAGCTAGTGGTGATATGGAAGAAGCTGAAAAATACTTCCAAGAGGCTTTGAAATATTCAGAAGACAACATCAAAAAAGCTGATGTATATCTTGAATTATCAGATTTAGCTTCTAAAAGTGGTAATAAATCAAAAGCAAGAAGCTACGCTTATGATGCATTAGATGCTGATCCTTCAAGAAAAGAAGCCTACACATTAATCGGTGACCTTTATTTAAAAAGTTTCACTGATTGTAAAGGTGGACAGGATGTAGTGAAAGATAGAGCGGTATATATTGCAGCTTACAAAATGTATCAATTGGGTGGAGATGCAAATAGAATGAATGTTGCCAAAGAGCAATTTCCATCAAAAGAAGATATATTTAACTATAATTATTCAGTTGGACAAGAAGTGTCTGTTGGATGTTGGATAGGTGAAACTGTTCAAGTTCAAACCAGAGACTAA
- a CDS encoding calcium/sodium antiporter, translating into MPLSNTILLFVGLAVLILGGELLVRGASRIALRLKMSPLVVGITIVAFGTSAPELLISIQAAIAGSPDITMGNVIGSNICNIALVLGITSLIAPIPVNSDTIKIDWPMTMGCSLLLYFLVQEGYVDDYEGLGFVLLLALYLFFIIRRSRKNHINPEDLGLEIETPKSPATRKNIIKDGSLILIGGAGLYFGSDWFVNSAKDLALFMGISERIVGITVVALGTSLPELVTSVVAAFKKETDMALGNLMGSNIFNILSILGITSLISEIQVSEIILNSDIIWMLGITLLILPFMAINKIVDRYEGLILLGIYIYYTINVIS; encoded by the coding sequence ATGCCTCTCAGCAATACTATATTATTATTTGTTGGCTTAGCGGTATTAATCCTCGGTGGAGAATTATTAGTTCGTGGTGCTTCAAGAATTGCCTTAAGGCTAAAAATGTCTCCTTTAGTAGTGGGGATTACAATTGTAGCTTTTGGTACATCCGCACCAGAATTATTGATAAGTATACAAGCAGCAATAGCAGGGAGCCCAGACATTACGATGGGAAATGTTATAGGATCAAATATCTGCAATATTGCCCTCGTCTTAGGAATCACCTCACTTATTGCACCCATTCCTGTAAATAGTGACACTATTAAAATTGACTGGCCCATGACAATGGGCTGTTCATTGTTACTTTACTTTTTAGTTCAAGAAGGATATGTTGATGATTATGAAGGTCTAGGCTTTGTATTACTCCTTGCATTGTATTTGTTTTTTATCATTCGCAGATCACGAAAAAATCATATTAACCCAGAAGATCTTGGATTAGAGATAGAAACACCGAAAAGTCCTGCTACTAGAAAGAATATCATTAAAGACGGAAGCCTAATCTTAATTGGTGGAGCAGGCTTATATTTTGGATCTGATTGGTTTGTAAATAGTGCGAAAGATTTAGCTCTTTTCATGGGTATTAGTGAGCGAATAGTGGGAATAACAGTAGTAGCTTTAGGAACTAGTTTACCTGAGCTTGTTACCTCAGTAGTAGCTGCTTTTAAAAAGGAAACTGATATGGCATTAGGCAACCTAATGGGGTCAAATATATTTAATATCTTATCCATATTAGGTATCACCAGTTTGATATCAGAAATTCAAGTAAGTGAGATAATACTGAATTCTGATATCATTTGGATGTTGGGTATCACATTACTCATTCTACCGTTTATGGCTATAAATAAAATTGTAGACCGTTATGAAGGTTTAATTTTATTAGGGATATATATTTATTATACGATTAATGTAATATCCTGA
- the upp gene encoding uracil phosphoribosyltransferase: protein MSTLIPLMYILDKENSIANHFIAELREIDIQKDRYRFRRNLERLAEILAYEISKSLYYQQKEIQTPLETTSVSLMHDFPVIISVLRAGLPFHQGFLNVFDHSDSGFIGAFRKHINSDEFEIEMGYEALPPVNGRFVVLADPMLATGRSMLKAVHHIRKNGSPEKIIIASAIGTPEGIQYIDDHLDGNYEIYLGSLDRELNEKSYILPGLGDAGDLSFGPKNTH, encoded by the coding sequence ATGTCAACCTTAATTCCACTAATGTATATTTTAGATAAAGAAAATAGCATTGCGAACCACTTCATAGCCGAATTGAGAGAAATCGACATTCAAAAAGACCGCTATAGATTTAGGAGAAATTTAGAAAGGCTAGCTGAGATCTTAGCTTATGAAATTTCTAAATCTTTATATTATCAGCAAAAAGAAATCCAAACTCCTCTTGAAACTACCTCAGTTTCATTAATGCATGATTTTCCTGTTATTATCAGCGTTTTAAGAGCTGGATTGCCTTTTCACCAAGGGTTTTTAAATGTATTTGATCATTCCGATTCGGGATTCATAGGTGCTTTTAGAAAACATATAAATAGTGATGAGTTTGAAATAGAGATGGGTTACGAAGCACTTCCTCCTGTAAACGGAAGGTTTGTAGTTTTAGCTGATCCCATGTTAGCAACAGGAAGATCGATGTTAAAAGCTGTTCATCATATTAGAAAAAACGGTTCTCCTGAGAAAATAATTATTGCTTCTGCAATTGGTACACCAGAAGGTATTCAATACATAGATGACCATCTAGATGGCAATTATGAAATCTATTTAGGTTCACTAGACAGGGAATTGAATGAAAAGTCGTACATCCTACCTGGATTAGGTGATGCTGGAGATTTAAGTTTTGGTCCTAAAAACACTCATTAG
- the sdaAA gene encoding L-serine ammonia-lyase, iron-sulfur-dependent, subunit alpha has protein sequence MSILFSEFKEWKEYCEKKGTKLYEPVLEYEKDQKGKDEDFVWENLQTAYDVMKDAVKTGLEEDMHSRSGMINNGAKKVYHNPITVLDPNFQKLISRALAAKEVNSCMGRVVAAPTAGASGILPGTMFTLQEIHGLDDRKILEGLLVGAGIALIIEQKASLAGAVGGCQAETGSAAAMASGAIVYCLGGDIDQVFNAVAITIQCMLGLVCDPVAGLVEVPCVVRNASAAAIANSSAQIALSNVSGVIPVDECVDALGEVGQSMETKYKETAMGGLAATLTGQSISKKVLIQDIEMLPDEEN, from the coding sequence ATGTCAATACTTTTTAGTGAATTTAAGGAATGGAAAGAATACTGTGAGAAGAAGGGTACGAAGCTTTACGAACCAGTGTTGGAATATGAAAAAGATCAGAAGGGGAAAGATGAAGATTTCGTTTGGGAAAACTTACAAACGGCCTATGATGTAATGAAGGATGCTGTTAAAACGGGCTTGGAAGAAGATATGCATTCACGATCCGGAATGATAAATAATGGAGCTAAAAAAGTATATCATAACCCAATAACAGTATTAGATCCTAATTTTCAAAAACTTATATCTAGAGCTCTAGCAGCAAAAGAAGTGAATTCCTGTATGGGCCGGGTTGTTGCTGCTCCAACTGCAGGAGCTAGTGGTATTTTGCCAGGCACAATGTTTACTTTGCAAGAAATTCACGGTTTAGATGATCGGAAAATATTAGAAGGCTTATTAGTAGGGGCTGGGATTGCGTTAATAATTGAGCAAAAAGCTTCTTTGGCAGGAGCTGTTGGTGGATGTCAGGCTGAAACAGGTAGTGCTGCTGCGATGGCGTCTGGAGCTATAGTGTATTGTTTAGGAGGAGATATCGATCAAGTTTTTAATGCGGTAGCGATTACAATACAGTGCATGCTAGGGTTGGTTTGTGATCCAGTTGCAGGTTTAGTTGAAGTTCCTTGTGTGGTCAGAAATGCTAGTGCTGCTGCAATTGCAAATTCTTCTGCACAAATTGCTTTATCCAATGTAAGTGGTGTAATTCCAGTTGATGAATGTGTTGATGCTTTAGGAGAAGTAGGGCAAAGCATGGAAACGAAATATAAAGAAACAGCTATGGGAGGTTTAGCTGCCACATTAACAGGACAGAGCATTTCTAAAAAAGTATTGATTCAGGATATTGAAATGCTGCCAGATGAAGAAAATTAA
- a CDS encoding anhydro-N-acetylmuramic acid kinase, with the protein MHTYKVVGLMSGTSLDGLDIAFCQFDISDAGKWNWSIIDCETVGYPIELKNKLKNSIEMSALDLHYLDVELGKYFGDTVHSFINRNNHQVDFIASHGHTVFHDPANDLTVQIGNANFLHSITKLPVISDFRTLDIANGGQGAPLVPIGDQLLFSDYEICINLGGIANLSFEDSNGDRIAYDICICNILLNRLAQLKNLEFDKDGALAQKGELKKTLLNQWNSFSFLNQKPPKSLGIEQLEPEILSKIDSNRYSIEDMLATAVEHIAFQISKSVKQSKKEGAILFTGGGAFNQYLIKSLTEKLGSEYRIELTTTEIKNYKEALIFAFLGVLNVRNEYNTFSSVTGAHINSISGQKLGRF; encoded by the coding sequence ATGCATACTTATAAAGTGGTTGGCTTAATGTCTGGAACTTCTCTTGATGGATTGGATATTGCTTTTTGTCAATTTGATATTTCTGATGCTGGCAAATGGAACTGGTCAATAATTGATTGTGAAACTGTAGGTTATCCTATTGAACTTAAAAATAAATTAAAAAATTCAATCGAAATGTCAGCTTTAGATCTACATTATTTAGATGTTGAATTAGGGAAATATTTCGGTGATACTGTTCATAGCTTTATAAATAGAAATAATCATCAGGTTGACTTTATTGCTTCTCATGGTCATACTGTTTTTCATGACCCAGCAAATGACCTAACAGTTCAAATTGGGAATGCGAATTTTCTACATAGCATTACTAAACTTCCTGTTATTTCTGATTTTAGAACATTAGATATTGCAAATGGCGGGCAAGGGGCGCCACTAGTACCTATAGGAGACCAATTATTATTTTCAGATTATGAAATTTGTATCAATTTAGGTGGGATAGCGAATTTATCCTTTGAAGATTCGAATGGTGATAGAATTGCCTATGATATATGCATTTGTAATATTTTACTGAACCGCTTAGCTCAGTTAAAAAACTTAGAATTTGATAAGGACGGTGCTCTAGCTCAAAAAGGTGAATTAAAAAAGACTCTTTTGAACCAATGGAATAGTTTTAGTTTTCTGAATCAGAAGCCACCAAAAAGCCTAGGCATTGAGCAGTTGGAACCAGAGATTTTAAGTAAAATCGACTCGAATCGGTATTCAATTGAGGATATGTTAGCAACTGCAGTTGAACATATTGCTTTTCAGATTAGCAAATCTGTTAAACAAAGTAAGAAAGAAGGGGCTATTCTTTTTACCGGAGGTGGGGCTTTTAATCAATATCTAATCAAAAGTTTAACTGAAAAATTGGGGAGTGAATATAGAATCGAATTGACCACTACTGAAATCAAAAATTATAAGGAAGCATTGATTTTTGCATTTTTAGGAGTTTTAAATGTGAGAAATGAATACAATACTTTTTCCTCAGTTACCGGTGCTCACATTAATAGTATATCTGGTCAAAAGCTAGGCCGTTTTTGA
- the lptC gene encoding LPS export ABC transporter periplasmic protein LptC → MKHFFILLLILLSFACGSGLQENKSFEEYSGPIMEADSVEILYSDSAKVRVIVKASKQYDYENGDREFPNDIFIEFYEPDGTLSSTLEANSAYHTKETDIYKAEGDVEVIGYIEPRKLNSEELFWEPQKEEIYTEKFVRIQSEDQISTGTGLRAKQDFSSYRILNPSGTIYLDEQETDSIDNDNQEEVKTEASSNKQLDDSQPLPKKKNL, encoded by the coding sequence ATGAAACATTTTTTCATTTTATTATTAATTTTATTGAGTTTTGCCTGCGGATCAGGGCTTCAAGAGAATAAAAGCTTTGAAGAATACTCTGGACCTATCATGGAAGCTGACTCAGTGGAAATATTATATTCCGATTCTGCTAAAGTAAGAGTAATTGTAAAAGCTTCTAAGCAATATGATTATGAAAATGGGGACCGAGAATTCCCTAATGATATTTTTATTGAATTTTATGAGCCAGATGGGACCTTATCCTCAACTCTTGAAGCAAATTCTGCCTATCATACAAAAGAGACTGATATCTATAAAGCAGAAGGAGACGTTGAAGTTATAGGGTATATTGAGCCTCGAAAGTTAAATTCTGAAGAATTATTCTGGGAGCCGCAAAAGGAAGAAATTTATACTGAAAAGTTTGTAAGAATTCAGTCTGAAGATCAAATTTCAACCGGTACTGGTTTAAGAGCTAAACAAGATTTCTCAAGTTATCGTATTTTAAATCCTAGTGGTACTATCTACTTAGACGAACAAGAAACGGATTCGATAGACAATGACAATCAAGAAGAAGTTAAAACTGAGGCAAGTTCAAATAAACAGCTAGATGATTCTCAACCACTTCCGAAAAAGAAAAATCTATGA
- a CDS encoding type III pantothenate kinase, protein MNLVIDVGNTKIKLGFFNEEKLKEVKIFDQLSDVKTFIKTYSLENVIISSVRISYEEILNEIEINQNPILLDYITALPFENLYKSETIGLDRIAAVAGAQALYPDHNIIVIDLGTCITYEVLENGKKYYGGAISPGLFMRFQSMHNFTARLPLVKPESNFNFIADNTIEAMQSGVAFGIQAEIDTYIQEVKRKYSPLTSIITGGDAKFFETKLKEPIFAIPELVLVGLNAILRYNASI, encoded by the coding sequence ATGAACTTAGTCATTGACGTAGGTAATACTAAAATCAAGTTAGGTTTTTTTAATGAAGAGAAGTTAAAAGAAGTTAAAATTTTTGATCAACTGTCAGATGTTAAAACTTTTATAAAAACTTATTCGCTAGAAAATGTCATCATTTCAAGTGTAAGAATCTCATATGAAGAAATTTTGAATGAAATTGAAATCAATCAAAACCCTATTTTACTTGATTATATAACGGCTTTACCTTTTGAAAATCTATATAAATCCGAAACCATTGGTTTAGATAGAATTGCAGCAGTTGCTGGTGCTCAAGCATTGTATCCTGATCATAATATTATAGTAATCGACTTAGGTACTTGCATAACCTATGAAGTTCTGGAAAATGGAAAAAAATATTACGGAGGTGCTATTTCGCCAGGATTATTCATGAGATTTCAGAGTATGCATAATTTTACAGCACGTTTACCGTTGGTAAAGCCTGAAAGCAATTTCAACTTCATAGCCGACAATACTATTGAGGCCATGCAAAGTGGAGTTGCTTTCGGAATTCAGGCAGAGATAGACACTTACATTCAAGAAGTTAAAAGAAAATATTCACCGCTTACGTCAATAATTACCGGTGGAGATGCAAAATTCTTTGAAACTAAATTAAAAGAGCCCATCTTTGCAATCCCTGAATTAGTTTTAGTGGGTTTAAATGCAATTTTAAGATATAATGCGTCAATTTAA
- the hemE gene encoding uroporphyrinogen decarboxylase produces MELKNDLLLRAAKGEKVERTPVWLMRQAGRILPEYRKVRASVSGFIELAQTPELAAEVTIQPVDLLGVDAAIIFSDILVIPEAMGLPYEMVEKRGPHFPDTIKSKSDVEKLRVANVEESLSYVTKAIEITKNDLNGRVPLIGFAGAPWTIFAYMVEGGGSKTFSKAKAMLYTEPELSHQLLDKITDSTIAYLKAQISSGADLVQVFDSWAGILSHAQYQEFAIPYLKRIADEIQNVPKTIFAKDAHAAFADLSQLDYNTIGLDWTMSPIEVRKIVGDDRTLQGNLDPCVLYADKETIRKHTKNMLSQFGEGRHIANLGHGVYPDINPDHVKYFIEAVKEFGVK; encoded by the coding sequence ATGGAATTAAAAAATGATCTGCTATTAAGAGCAGCCAAAGGCGAAAAGGTAGAAAGAACACCTGTTTGGCTAATGCGCCAGGCTGGTAGAATTCTTCCAGAATATAGAAAAGTTAGAGCAAGTGTAAGTGGTTTTATTGAATTGGCGCAAACTCCAGAGTTAGCGGCTGAAGTAACCATTCAACCCGTTGATCTATTAGGAGTTGATGCAGCTATTATTTTTTCTGATATTTTAGTTATACCTGAAGCCATGGGCTTACCATATGAAATGGTGGAGAAAAGAGGACCTCATTTCCCTGACACCATCAAATCTAAAAGTGATGTTGAAAAATTAAGAGTTGCCAATGTAGAAGAAAGTCTTTCTTACGTTACAAAAGCTATAGAAATAACAAAGAATGATTTAAATGGAAGAGTTCCCTTAATTGGTTTTGCTGGTGCACCATGGACAATTTTCGCTTATATGGTGGAAGGGGGTGGAAGCAAAACATTCTCTAAGGCTAAGGCTATGCTTTACACAGAGCCAGAACTTTCTCATCAATTATTAGATAAAATCACCGATAGCACGATAGCTTATTTAAAAGCACAAATTTCTAGTGGAGCAGATTTAGTTCAGGTTTTTGATAGCTGGGCAGGCATACTTTCTCACGCTCAATATCAGGAATTTGCCATTCCTTATTTAAAAAGAATAGCAGATGAAATACAAAATGTTCCTAAAACTATTTTCGCTAAAGATGCACACGCTGCATTTGCTGATTTAAGCCAATTAGATTATAATACTATTGGACTCGATTGGACTATGAGCCCTATTGAAGTAAGAAAAATTGTTGGAGATGATCGAACTCTACAAGGAAATCTTGATCCTTGTGTGCTTTATGCTGATAAAGAAACGATCAGAAAGCATACTAAAAATATGCTTTCCCAATTTGGCGAAGGAAGGCATATTGCCAACTTAGGTCATGGCGTTTATCCTGATATTAATCCAGATCATGTGAAATACTTCATAGAAGCAGTGAAAGAATTTGGGGTTAAATAA
- a CDS encoding Glu/Leu/Phe/Val dehydrogenase dimerization domain-containing protein: MKELLEKFENKRPEVVFEWKDSETEAEGWVVINSLRGGAAGGGTRMRPGLDKHEVESLAKTMEVKFTVSGPEIGGAKSGINFDPSDPRKKGVLERWYKAVYPLLKNYYGTGGDLNVDEIHEVIPITEEYGLWHPQEGVVNGHYNATEPEKIKKLGQLRQGVIKVIEAPNYSPDIKRKYTVADMVTGFGVAKSVEHYYNIWGGKLHKKRAVIQGWGNVGASAAYFLAQAGVKIVGIIDRNGGLINQDGFTLEELTDLFINRNGNELISEDIIPFDEINKKIWSLEAEVFIPAAASRLISKEQVEEMIASKLEVIAAGANVPFADKEIFFGPIAEFTDSKVAVIPDFIANCGMARVFAYLMTADAEITDEAIFEDTSRTIEKALRKTFEASNSSVNISKTSFEIALSQLI, translated from the coding sequence ATGAAAGAACTCTTAGAGAAATTTGAGAATAAACGACCTGAAGTAGTATTTGAATGGAAAGATTCTGAAACTGAAGCAGAGGGTTGGGTTGTAATCAATTCACTTAGAGGTGGTGCTGCCGGAGGAGGAACAAGAATGCGTCCTGGACTGGATAAACATGAGGTGGAATCATTAGCCAAAACTATGGAAGTGAAATTTACTGTTTCAGGTCCAGAAATAGGTGGTGCAAAATCAGGTATCAATTTTGACCCATCTGACCCGCGTAAAAAAGGAGTATTAGAAAGATGGTATAAAGCAGTTTATCCATTATTAAAAAATTACTACGGTACAGGGGGTGATTTGAATGTTGATGAAATTCATGAAGTAATTCCAATCACAGAGGAATATGGTTTGTGGCACCCTCAAGAAGGGGTTGTAAATGGTCATTACAACGCTACTGAACCCGAAAAAATAAAGAAGTTAGGTCAGTTGAGACAAGGAGTAATCAAGGTGATTGAAGCACCTAATTATAGTCCTGATATCAAAAGAAAATACACCGTAGCCGATATGGTAACGGGTTTTGGTGTTGCAAAATCAGTTGAGCACTATTATAATATTTGGGGAGGTAAACTTCATAAGAAAAGAGCAGTTATTCAAGGTTGGGGTAATGTTGGAGCTTCTGCAGCTTATTTCTTAGCACAAGCTGGAGTTAAAATTGTAGGTATAATTGATCGAAATGGTGGATTAATTAATCAAGATGGATTCACACTTGAAGAGTTAACCGATTTATTTATTAATCGAAATGGAAATGAACTAATATCTGAGGATATTATTCCATTTGATGAGATCAATAAAAAGATTTGGTCGCTTGAAGCAGAAGTTTTTATTCCTGCAGCAGCTTCTCGTTTGATAAGTAAAGAGCAAGTGGAGGAGATGATTGCTTCGAAATTAGAAGTAATTGCAGCTGGGGCTAATGTTCCATTTGCAGACAAAGAAATTTTCTTTGGTCCTATTGCAGAGTTTACCGATAGTAAAGTGGCTGTAATTCCTGATTTTATAGCGAATTGTGGTATGGCTCGAGTATTTGCATATTTAATGACTGCAGACGCTGAAATTACAGATGAGGCAATATTTGAGGATACTTCCAGAACAATTGAGAAAGCTCTCCGTAAAACCTTTGAGGCAAGTAACTCAAGCGTTAATATTTCAAAAACTTCATTTGAAATAGCATTAAGTCAGCTAATTTAA